The following are from one region of the Stigmatella ashevillena genome:
- a CDS encoding aldo/keto reductase, which produces MATPDMPYRVLGSTGEKVSAIGLGGWHLSIPGVDEKLAHRIVRSAIDGGINFMDNSWDYNDGMSELRMGKALQEGYRQKVFLMTKIDGRSKKEALRQLEQSLERLQTDCIDLVQHHEIIRYEDPNRIFDENGAHAALLEAQKAGKLRYIGFTGHKDPRIHLYMLEVARENGCRFDAVQMPLNLMDAHFRSFSKWVVPELVKEGIGILAMKTLANGSLLRSKTVTPIECLHYALHLPTSVVITGVDTMEILEQAFEAARTFKPLTDEQLQTLLAKTAQAAARGEFEPFKTSSIHDGTATNPQWLGEEPERLKALIPA; this is translated from the coding sequence ATGGCCACCCCAGACATGCCGTACCGGGTCCTAGGCAGCACGGGTGAGAAGGTCTCGGCCATTGGCCTCGGCGGCTGGCACCTGTCGATTCCTGGAGTGGACGAGAAGCTCGCCCACCGCATCGTGCGCAGCGCCATCGATGGCGGCATCAACTTCATGGACAACTCGTGGGACTACAACGACGGCATGAGCGAGCTGCGCATGGGCAAGGCGCTCCAGGAGGGCTACCGGCAGAAGGTCTTCCTGATGACCAAGATCGACGGCCGCTCCAAGAAGGAGGCCCTGCGCCAACTGGAGCAGTCCCTCGAGCGGCTCCAGACCGACTGCATCGATCTCGTGCAACACCATGAAATCATCCGCTACGAAGATCCCAACCGCATCTTCGATGAAAACGGCGCTCACGCGGCGCTGCTCGAAGCCCAGAAGGCCGGCAAGCTGCGCTACATCGGCTTCACCGGGCACAAGGATCCCCGCATCCACCTCTACATGCTCGAGGTCGCCCGGGAGAATGGATGCCGGTTCGACGCGGTGCAGATGCCGCTGAACCTCATGGATGCGCACTTCCGCAGCTTCTCGAAGTGGGTGGTGCCAGAACTCGTCAAAGAAGGCATCGGCATCCTCGCGATGAAGACCCTGGCCAACGGCTCCCTCCTGCGCTCCAAGACGGTGACCCCCATCGAGTGCCTCCACTACGCCCTCCACCTGCCCACCTCCGTAGTCATCACGGGCGTGGACACGATGGAGATCCTCGAGCAGGCCTTCGAGGCAGCGCGCACCTTCAAGCCCCTGACGGACGAGCAACTCCAGACGCTGCTGGCCAAGACGGCCCAGGCCGCGGCCCGGGGCGAGTTCGAGCCCTTCAAGACCTCCTCCATCCACGACGGGACGGCCACGAACCCCCAATGGCTCGGCGAGGAGCCCGAGCGCTTGAAGGCCCTGATACCCGCCTGA
- a CDS encoding TolC family protein has protein sequence MLPVRPGLALLVALSAPAFAQSPSSPPSAPGPQASGEGPERPELPTTESFDAKLAAQLGQPGGLTAEETARRATSTSVEVRGREAELEAAEAGVSQALASFVPRLSVTAGYSRQSYIAPQAFGTLVTSPGNPAGPLPPGAPLENVPLAIPSLQNQTTVRAALTVPVSDYLLRLSRNYASASASETAARYTTQATQLKVAADARVLYYSWIRAALQSTVAEASLAQAKDHLTDASRAFAVGGASRADVLRVEAQVASAELLVARTANLRNLQAERLHTALHEPGTQELTIGEDVRETLPPLPGLGSPEGLVEEARGHRLEIQAVQEAASAARSQAKGTRAGYLPRLDAVGDVTYANPNPRYFPPEPEFKTTWSAGVQLSWTPTEALTTRGAARAADARVAQWEAQRAVLEDGLRVEVIQALNDLREAELASQTTQRGLSSSEEAYRVRRLLFQNGRATSTELTDAEADLTRARFDAVNARIDLRLARVKLLHALGRDVPHS, from the coding sequence ATGCTCCCCGTCCGTCCGGGCCTCGCCCTGCTCGTGGCCCTCTCCGCTCCCGCCTTCGCCCAGTCCCCTTCCTCGCCACCGTCCGCCCCCGGGCCCCAAGCCTCCGGTGAAGGCCCCGAGCGGCCCGAGCTGCCGACCACGGAGAGCTTCGACGCGAAGCTCGCCGCCCAACTGGGCCAACCTGGAGGACTCACCGCGGAGGAGACCGCCCGGCGGGCCACCTCCACCAGCGTGGAGGTGCGCGGGCGCGAAGCCGAGCTGGAGGCGGCCGAGGCGGGCGTTTCCCAGGCCCTGGCATCCTTCGTGCCCCGACTGAGCGTGACCGCGGGCTACTCGCGACAATCCTACATCGCGCCCCAGGCCTTCGGCACGCTGGTGACCTCACCGGGCAACCCGGCGGGCCCGCTGCCTCCGGGCGCGCCCTTGGAGAACGTGCCGCTGGCCATTCCCTCCCTTCAGAACCAGACGACGGTGCGCGCCGCGTTGACCGTGCCCGTGTCCGATTACCTGCTGCGCCTGTCGCGCAACTACGCCTCGGCGAGCGCCTCCGAGACGGCGGCGCGCTACACCACCCAGGCCACCCAGCTGAAGGTCGCCGCGGACGCGCGCGTCCTCTATTACAGCTGGATTCGCGCGGCGCTCCAGTCCACGGTGGCGGAGGCCTCGCTCGCGCAGGCGAAGGATCACCTCACGGATGCCTCCCGGGCCTTCGCGGTGGGAGGCGCCTCCCGCGCGGATGTGCTGCGGGTGGAAGCCCAGGTGGCGAGCGCGGAGTTGCTGGTGGCGCGTACGGCCAACCTGCGCAACCTCCAGGCAGAGCGCCTGCACACGGCACTCCACGAGCCGGGCACGCAGGAACTCACCATCGGCGAGGACGTGCGCGAGACGCTCCCGCCCCTCCCTGGACTGGGCAGCCCGGAGGGACTGGTCGAAGAGGCGCGCGGCCACCGGCTGGAGATCCAGGCCGTGCAGGAAGCAGCCTCGGCGGCACGAAGCCAGGCCAAAGGCACACGGGCCGGCTACCTGCCACGGCTGGACGCGGTGGGCGATGTCACTTACGCCAACCCCAACCCGCGCTACTTCCCGCCGGAGCCCGAGTTCAAGACCACCTGGAGCGCGGGGGTGCAGCTCTCCTGGACTCCCACGGAGGCCCTCACCACGCGCGGGGCCGCTCGCGCCGCGGACGCCCGGGTCGCGCAGTGGGAGGCCCAGCGCGCCGTCTTGGAGGATGGCCTGAGGGTGGAGGTGATCCAGGCCCTGAATGATCTGCGCGAGGCAGAGCTGGCGAGCCAGACCACCCAGCGTGGCCTCTCCTCGTCAGAGGAGGCCTACCGCGTGCGGCGCTTGCTCTTCCAGAACGGCCGGGCCACCTCCACGGAGCTGACGGACGCCGAGGCGGACCTGACGCGGGCGCGCTTCGACGCGGTGAACGCGCGCATCGACCTGCGGTTGGCGCGCGTCAAGCTGCTGCATGCCCTCGGACGAGACGTCCCGCACTCCTGA
- the mrdA gene encoding penicillin-binding protein 2, with product MAPPTLGNTTPGRELKRRFLFLGLAMVGGMVILAMQLYRLQLIRGEEYAAKSVANFVKEVRLRADRGVIKDVRGTILVDSRPSFDAFITPAFCTQCFEQVIPQLAALLALDPEQRQKVEDQVRAARRSAPFQPIPVRVDLTRDELDRLNARRDILDGVEVVPVPHRNYRAGTVLSHVLGYMNEINQDELERLNADGAKYALGDYIGRRGLERYFESRLRGVDGVRKEVVNARGQTIEELNDMLGGNSVVPPEAGGNVVLSLDMRLQEAAEQAFPGVAGAVVAIDVHTGFIRALVSRPGFDPNLLTGRITPAQLASLAKDPLQPMINRVAANHYSPGSTFKVVSALAAYKSGLFRPETVVNCPGGYTLGGHTWRCHKDSGHGPVAGRQAMQYSCNTWFYKVADTIGLDPIADMGKSLGLGSPTGIGVLAEVPGIMPTPEYHDRLSPGGYSKGMALNSAVGQGDDNVTPLQLALVYASLANGGTLYKPQLVQRIEDLDGRVIEAFQPQVVRKVDINPAHLKAVIDSLMAVVNEPGGTAYRQRLKDIKVAGKTGTAQVVTLGAVRLKTHQMEFFSRHHAWLASFAPAEAPEIAVVVLNEHGGLGGSDAAPTGMAVIQKYFDLKAQDEVSPPPRANQPYTPTLPPAPDLESAILSRGAISTDVVD from the coding sequence ATGGCGCCCCCAACATTGGGTAACACCACTCCAGGCAGGGAACTCAAGCGCCGCTTCCTGTTTCTGGGGTTGGCCATGGTGGGCGGCATGGTCATCCTCGCCATGCAGCTCTACCGGCTTCAGCTCATCCGGGGCGAGGAGTATGCCGCCAAGAGCGTGGCCAACTTCGTCAAGGAGGTGCGCCTCCGCGCCGATCGCGGCGTCATCAAGGACGTGCGTGGGACCATCCTGGTGGACAGCCGCCCCTCCTTCGATGCGTTCATCACCCCGGCCTTTTGCACCCAGTGTTTCGAGCAGGTCATCCCCCAATTGGCGGCCCTGCTCGCTTTGGACCCCGAGCAGCGTCAGAAGGTGGAGGACCAGGTGCGCGCCGCCCGCCGGAGCGCGCCCTTCCAGCCCATTCCGGTGCGGGTCGACCTGACGCGCGATGAGCTGGATCGGCTCAACGCGCGGCGCGACATCCTGGACGGGGTGGAGGTGGTGCCGGTGCCGCACCGCAACTACCGCGCCGGCACGGTGCTCTCGCACGTGCTGGGGTACATGAACGAGATCAACCAGGACGAGCTGGAGCGGCTCAACGCGGACGGCGCGAAGTACGCGCTGGGCGACTACATCGGCCGGCGGGGCCTGGAGCGCTACTTCGAGTCGCGGCTGCGCGGGGTGGATGGGGTGCGCAAGGAAGTGGTGAACGCGCGAGGCCAGACCATCGAGGAGCTGAACGACATGCTCGGGGGGAACTCGGTGGTGCCGCCGGAGGCCGGTGGCAACGTCGTGCTCTCGCTGGACATGCGGTTGCAAGAGGCGGCCGAGCAGGCCTTCCCGGGGGTGGCGGGCGCGGTGGTGGCCATCGACGTGCACACGGGCTTCATTCGCGCGCTGGTGTCCCGGCCGGGCTTTGATCCGAACCTGCTCACGGGCCGTATCACCCCGGCGCAGTTGGCCTCGCTGGCCAAGGATCCCCTCCAGCCGATGATCAACCGCGTGGCCGCCAACCACTACAGCCCCGGCTCCACCTTCAAGGTCGTCTCCGCGCTGGCCGCCTACAAGTCAGGCCTGTTCCGGCCGGAGACGGTGGTGAACTGCCCGGGCGGCTATACGTTGGGAGGACATACCTGGCGCTGCCACAAGGACAGCGGCCACGGTCCGGTGGCGGGTCGGCAGGCGATGCAGTACTCGTGCAATACTTGGTTCTACAAGGTCGCGGACACCATCGGCTTGGATCCCATCGCCGACATGGGCAAGTCCCTGGGCCTGGGCAGCCCCACCGGCATCGGCGTCCTGGCCGAGGTGCCGGGCATCATGCCCACCCCCGAGTACCATGACCGGCTCTCGCCGGGTGGCTACTCGAAGGGCATGGCGCTCAACAGCGCTGTCGGGCAGGGCGATGACAACGTGACGCCGCTGCAACTGGCGCTCGTGTACGCGTCGCTGGCCAACGGCGGCACGCTGTACAAGCCGCAGTTGGTGCAGCGCATCGAGGATCTCGACGGCCGGGTCATCGAAGCGTTCCAGCCACAGGTGGTCCGCAAGGTGGACATCAACCCAGCGCACCTCAAGGCGGTCATCGACTCGCTGATGGCGGTGGTGAACGAGCCCGGAGGCACCGCGTACCGCCAGCGCCTCAAGGACATCAAGGTCGCGGGGAAGACGGGCACCGCGCAGGTCGTCACGCTGGGCGCGGTGCGGCTCAAGACGCACCAGATGGAGTTCTTCTCGCGGCATCACGCATGGCTGGCGTCCTTCGCGCCCGCAGAGGCGCCGGAGATCGCCGTGGTGGTGCTCAACGAGCACGGCGGTCTCGGGGGCTCGGACGCGGCGCCCACCGGCATGGCCGTCATCCAGAAGTACTTTGACTTGAAGGCCCAGGATGAAGTCTCACCGCCGCCGCGCGCCAACCAGCCCTACACCCCCACGTTGCCGCCCGCCCCAGACCTGGAGAGCGCCATTCTCTCCCGAGGTGCGATCTCCACGGACGTGGTGGACTGA
- a CDS encoding HlyD family secretion protein, with the protein MAATLAPAPVDTPPSATVERGKPKGRARIVLPALLGVALLGGLIRFAFTHGRESTDDAQVEGRIGNVAPRVSGQVMKVLVKDNQPVKAGDVLVELDRSDLDAKLLVAQADVLSAEAQLSNAQAQLALTEANAGATLRQAKAGVTQASSGISSSKAALDQSRADVSSAEARFRLADTELARVKRLTAEGALSPAELDTRQAAYDQAKAALDQSKARLASTEAGITSSSGGMEVAQGKLVAAQTGPVQVQAAQAALKLAEARLQQSRASLQLAELAVSYTQVRAPINGVVSRRTVEVGQMVGPERPLMAIVPQDDVWVVANFKEDQVGEMRPGQPVDVKVDAFGSQHFKAHVDSLAGASGARFALLPPDNASGNFVKVVQRIPVLVRFDGDLKELPLKPGMSAVVTVDTREQ; encoded by the coding sequence ATGGCCGCCACCCTCGCCCCTGCCCCGGTTGATACGCCCCCTTCCGCCACCGTCGAGCGCGGCAAGCCCAAGGGCCGCGCCCGCATTGTCCTCCCCGCCCTGTTGGGCGTGGCGCTGCTCGGCGGGCTGATCCGCTTCGCCTTCACCCATGGCCGAGAGTCCACGGATGACGCGCAGGTAGAGGGCCGCATCGGCAACGTGGCCCCGCGCGTGTCCGGGCAGGTGATGAAGGTCCTGGTGAAGGACAACCAGCCAGTGAAGGCGGGGGACGTCCTGGTGGAGCTGGACCGCAGCGACCTGGACGCGAAGCTGCTGGTGGCCCAGGCGGACGTGCTGAGCGCCGAGGCCCAGTTGTCCAACGCGCAGGCGCAACTGGCCCTCACCGAGGCCAACGCGGGGGCCACCCTGCGGCAGGCCAAGGCGGGGGTGACGCAGGCCTCCAGCGGCATCTCGTCCTCCAAGGCGGCCTTGGATCAATCGCGCGCCGACGTGTCCTCGGCCGAGGCCCGCTTCCGGCTGGCGGACACGGAATTGGCCCGCGTGAAGCGGCTGACGGCCGAGGGAGCCCTCTCGCCTGCGGAGCTGGACACGCGCCAAGCCGCGTATGACCAAGCCAAGGCCGCGCTGGACCAGTCCAAAGCGCGTCTGGCTTCCACCGAGGCCGGCATCACCAGCTCCTCGGGAGGCATGGAGGTCGCGCAGGGCAAGCTGGTGGCCGCGCAGACCGGGCCTGTGCAGGTGCAAGCCGCCCAGGCCGCCCTGAAGCTGGCCGAGGCGCGGCTGCAACAGTCCCGCGCCTCCTTGCAGCTCGCCGAGCTGGCCGTCTCCTATACCCAGGTGCGCGCCCCCATCAACGGCGTGGTGAGCCGCCGCACGGTGGAGGTGGGGCAGATGGTGGGCCCCGAGCGCCCGCTGATGGCCATCGTTCCCCAGGATGACGTGTGGGTGGTGGCCAACTTCAAGGAAGACCAGGTGGGCGAGATGCGCCCGGGCCAGCCGGTGGATGTGAAGGTGGATGCCTTCGGCAGCCAGCACTTCAAGGCGCACGTAGACAGCCTCGCGGGCGCCAGCGGCGCGCGCTTCGCGCTGCTGCCCCCGGACAACGCCTCCGGCAACTTCGTGAAGGTGGTGCAACGCATCCCCGTGCTGGTGCGCTTCGATGGAGACCTGAAGGAGCTGCCGCTGAAACCGGGCATGAGCGCCGTCGTCACGGTGGACACGCGGGAGCAGTAG
- a CDS encoding MarR family winged helix-turn-helix transcriptional regulator: MSFQRIRSYLSTASPRYERLRRLAKRFPELDVSAITTCLSMLRLAQDLAEGYDAHFARHGLSQGRFVILIHLLDAEDANKDGWTPAELAEHAGVSRATMTGLMDTLEKDGLISRENHPSDRRMYTVRLTPKAHAFLQGMLPDHYRRIATLMAPLSEAERTTLQELLAKVASGIPALKNP; this comes from the coding sequence ATGTCCTTCCAGCGCATCCGCAGCTACCTGTCGACCGCCAGCCCCCGGTACGAGCGGTTGCGGCGGCTCGCCAAGCGCTTTCCCGAGCTGGACGTGAGCGCCATCACGACCTGCCTCAGCATGCTGCGGCTGGCTCAGGATCTGGCGGAGGGCTACGACGCCCACTTCGCGCGGCATGGCCTGTCGCAGGGCCGCTTCGTCATCCTCATCCACTTGCTGGACGCCGAGGATGCCAACAAGGACGGGTGGACGCCGGCAGAGCTCGCGGAGCACGCGGGCGTCAGCCGCGCCACCATGACGGGGCTGATGGACACGCTGGAGAAGGACGGCCTCATCTCCCGCGAGAACCACCCCTCGGACCGCCGGATGTACACCGTGCGCCTCACCCCCAAGGCGCACGCCTTTCTCCAAGGCATGCTGCCTGACCACTATCGCCGCATCGCGACGCTCATGGCGCCGCTGAGCGAAGCCGAGCGAACCACCTTGCAGGAGCTGCTCGCCAAGGTCGCCTCCGGCATTCCCGCGCTCAAGAACCCCTGA
- a CDS encoding NADPH-dependent F420 reductase, with protein sequence MNRAMRIRRASLLGLASALALLLLPVPRAHASAPEKAVSRTVKPRKIGIIGTGKIGGALARLWVKAGYEVLISSRHPEELKPLAEQLGPKARVGTPREAAAYGDVVLISVPYGALPQIGRDHAKQLSGKVVLETGNPYPQRDGPLAEEARLKGTGQTSKALLPGVRLVRAFNAISAVDLSNQSGREGTLVGIPIASDDEEALKIASELVKAAGFEPVVVGGLERAKDFDVGTPVYTRLLTAEELRKHLGLPQ encoded by the coding sequence ATGAACAGAGCAATGCGAATCCGGCGGGCCAGTCTCCTGGGCCTCGCCTCGGCCCTGGCCCTGCTGCTCCTGCCGGTGCCTCGGGCCCACGCCTCGGCACCTGAGAAGGCCGTCTCCCGAACCGTCAAGCCACGGAAGATCGGCATCATCGGAACCGGCAAGATTGGAGGCGCCCTGGCGCGGCTCTGGGTCAAGGCCGGCTACGAGGTGCTGATTTCCTCCCGCCACCCCGAGGAGCTCAAGCCGCTCGCGGAACAGCTCGGCCCAAAGGCGCGGGTCGGCACCCCTCGGGAAGCCGCTGCCTACGGCGATGTCGTGCTGATCTCCGTGCCCTATGGCGCTCTGCCCCAGATCGGACGCGACCATGCCAAGCAGCTCTCTGGAAAGGTCGTGCTGGAAACGGGCAACCCCTATCCGCAGCGGGACGGCCCCCTCGCCGAGGAAGCACGCCTCAAGGGCACCGGCCAGACCTCGAAGGCCTTGCTGCCCGGGGTGCGGCTGGTGCGCGCCTTCAACGCCATCAGCGCCGTGGATCTCAGCAACCAATCGGGCCGCGAGGGAACCCTCGTGGGCATTCCCATCGCCAGCGATGATGAGGAGGCCCTGAAGATCGCCTCCGAGCTGGTCAAGGCCGCGGGGTTCGAGCCCGTCGTCGTGGGAGGCCTGGAGCGCGCGAAGGATTTCGACGTCGGGACGCCGGTCTACACCCGGCTCCTGACGGCCGAAGAGCTCCGCAAACACCTGGGCCTCCCGCAGTAA
- a CDS encoding LysM peptidoglycan-binding domain-containing protein, whose amino-acid sequence MSIHPVGPGETLSGIARKYNTTVNKLAQDNGIANPDKIQAGQKLTVSGSASASRTAAGSSQSYTVREGDTLSGIAQKFGTTTSALAKANNISNPNLIRVGQKLTIPGASAPKPPSTPPPQSYTVRSGDTLSGIAQKFGTTTSALAKANNISNPNLIRVGQKLTIPGGTKPPQDGFDPPATGGKPPTGPVTGPGNGAGTAGGVTLAQLRKVMPNLSQAKAEQYLPHLNRAMAEANINTPKRQAAFLAQLAHESGEFRYMEEIASGAAYEGRKDLGNTQPGDGVRFKGRGPIQLTGRSNYRAAGKALGIDLENNPKRAADPDVGFRTAAWFWNSRNLNTYADAGNFREVTRRINGGYNGLASREAYYQRALNVLS is encoded by the coding sequence GTGAGCATCCACCCCGTCGGCCCTGGCGAAACCCTGTCGGGCATTGCCCGCAAGTACAACACCACGGTCAACAAGCTCGCCCAGGACAATGGCATCGCCAACCCGGACAAGATCCAGGCAGGCCAGAAGCTGACGGTGTCCGGCAGCGCCAGCGCGTCCCGCACCGCGGCGGGCTCCTCGCAGAGCTACACGGTGCGCGAGGGTGACACCCTGAGTGGTATTGCCCAGAAGTTCGGTACCACCACGAGTGCACTGGCCAAGGCCAACAACATCAGCAACCCCAACCTCATCCGCGTGGGGCAGAAGCTCACCATCCCGGGGGCCAGTGCTCCCAAGCCTCCCTCGACGCCCCCCCCGCAGAGCTACACGGTGCGCTCGGGCGATACCCTGAGTGGAATTGCCCAGAAGTTCGGCACCACCACGAGTGCGCTGGCCAAGGCCAACAACATCAGCAACCCCAACCTCATCCGCGTGGGGCAGAAACTCACCATCCCGGGGGGAACAAAGCCCCCGCAGGACGGCTTCGATCCTCCGGCCACCGGGGGCAAGCCCCCCACGGGCCCCGTCACGGGTCCTGGCAACGGCGCGGGCACGGCGGGCGGCGTGACGTTGGCGCAGCTGCGCAAGGTCATGCCCAACCTGTCCCAGGCCAAGGCGGAGCAGTACCTGCCGCACCTCAACCGCGCCATGGCCGAGGCGAACATCAACACCCCCAAGCGCCAAGCCGCCTTCCTCGCGCAGCTCGCCCACGAGAGCGGCGAGTTCCGCTACATGGAAGAGATCGCCTCGGGCGCCGCCTACGAGGGCCGCAAGGACCTGGGCAACACGCAGCCGGGGGATGGCGTGCGCTTCAAGGGCCGCGGCCCCATCCAGCTCACCGGCCGGTCCAACTACCGCGCCGCGGGCAAGGCGCTGGGCATCGACCTGGAAAACAACCCGAAGCGCGCCGCGGACCCGGATGTGGGTTTCCGCACCGCCGCCTGGTTCTGGAACAGCCGCAACCTCAACACCTACGCGGACGCAGGCAACTTCCGCGAGGTGACCCGCCGGATCAACGGGGGCTACAACGGGCTGGCCAGCCGCGAGGCCTACTACCAGCGCGCCCTCAACGTCCTCTCCTGA
- a CDS encoding DHA2 family efflux MFS transporter permease subunit, which produces MKSDAITGSKAGITIAAMAAALMSVLDISIVNVALNDIRASFGTPLDQIAWVSTGYMMANVVVIPMTGWLQRRFGFRRYFTFSILMFTAASVLCGLAWNLPSLVAFRVLQGIGGGAIIPTSQAILFARYPREEHGMAGALFGLGAVTGPLLGPTVGGLLIDAASWHWIFLINVPIGLFAAFMAWRNIEQKDFESSTERVDRYGIALLAVGMAALQYVLEEGNRHDWFDSQEITALAVIAGVALITFIVHELETPSPVVDLRVFANRSYAAATGINLMVGTSLFSGTFLFSLFLGSVAHYSALDIGLLFLKGSVIQILLMPLVGRFGSKIDGRILVALGIVGVSMSLWTNGHLATNADEAALITPIFIRSCSLGLVFVPLSVIALSDLKPEQRGNAAGLYSLTRELGGSIGTAWMSSSLSRTTQLNVTTLTSKVDVYSQQTAEQLAALQGSLAGRVTNPTGAAYGILNMKITAQAMVRAFNANFMVLTALFLCTLFFVLMLKKPARGVKVEGAH; this is translated from the coding sequence ATGAAAAGCGACGCCATCACCGGCTCCAAGGCCGGCATCACCATTGCCGCCATGGCCGCGGCGCTGATGTCTGTGCTCGACATCTCCATCGTCAACGTGGCGCTCAACGACATCCGGGCGAGCTTTGGCACGCCGCTGGATCAGATCGCCTGGGTGTCCACGGGCTACATGATGGCCAACGTGGTCGTCATCCCCATGACGGGGTGGCTGCAACGGCGCTTCGGCTTCCGGCGTTACTTCACGTTCTCCATCCTCATGTTCACGGCGGCCAGCGTGCTGTGTGGACTGGCGTGGAACCTGCCCTCGCTCGTGGCCTTCCGCGTCCTCCAGGGCATTGGCGGCGGCGCCATCATTCCGACCTCCCAGGCCATCCTCTTCGCCCGCTACCCGCGCGAGGAGCACGGCATGGCGGGAGCGCTGTTCGGCCTAGGCGCCGTGACGGGTCCCCTGCTGGGGCCCACCGTGGGTGGCCTGCTCATCGACGCGGCCTCCTGGCACTGGATCTTCCTCATCAACGTGCCCATCGGCCTGTTCGCCGCGTTCATGGCCTGGCGGAACATCGAGCAGAAGGACTTCGAGTCCTCGACGGAGCGGGTGGACCGCTACGGCATTGCCCTCCTGGCCGTGGGCATGGCGGCGCTCCAGTACGTGCTGGAGGAGGGCAACCGCCACGACTGGTTCGACAGCCAGGAGATCACCGCGCTGGCGGTGATCGCGGGCGTGGCGCTCATCACCTTCATCGTGCATGAGTTGGAGACCCCCTCGCCCGTGGTGGACCTGCGCGTCTTCGCCAACCGCTCCTACGCGGCCGCCACGGGCATCAACCTCATGGTGGGCACGTCGCTCTTCTCGGGCACGTTCCTCTTCAGCCTCTTTCTGGGTTCGGTGGCGCACTACTCGGCGTTGGACATCGGCCTGCTGTTCCTCAAGGGCAGCGTCATCCAGATCCTGCTGATGCCGCTCGTGGGCCGCTTCGGAAGCAAGATCGATGGCCGCATCCTGGTGGCGCTGGGCATCGTGGGCGTGAGCATGTCGCTGTGGACCAATGGGCACCTGGCCACCAACGCGGACGAGGCCGCGCTCATCACCCCCATCTTCATCCGCTCCTGTTCGCTGGGGCTCGTCTTCGTGCCGCTGTCGGTCATCGCGCTCAGCGATCTGAAGCCGGAGCAGCGAGGCAACGCCGCCGGCCTCTACAGCCTCACCCGCGAGCTGGGGGGCTCCATCGGCACGGCGTGGATGAGCAGCTCTCTCAGCCGCACCACCCAGCTCAACGTCACCACGCTCACCTCCAAGGTGGACGTCTACAGCCAGCAGACGGCCGAGCAGCTCGCGGCCCTGCAAGGCTCGCTGGCCGGGCGCGTGACCAACCCCACGGGGGCCGCGTACGGCATCCTCAACATGAAGATCACCGCCCAGGCGATGGTGCGGGCCTTCAATGCCAACTTCATGGTGCTGACCGCGCTGTTCCTCTGCACCTTGTTCTTCGTGCTGATGCTCAAGAAGCCCGCCCGCGGCGTGAAGGTGGAGGGCGCCCACTAG